A region from the Hydra vulgaris chromosome 10, alternate assembly HydraT2T_AEP genome encodes:
- the LOC105846793 gene encoding uncharacterized protein LOC105846793 → MKSKRSKKGEVIEYVVEYVENASQNEPTPKEISNSCINDNTLAETQSNSNLVIDDAASSSSLICSNINLKTIDNNDTNSDDLFKSKNFVIKNRGELPEVTTSIGFDAENEKVRRSSSIKNFFSRRPNSEVFDKSDSQEKSFDKPKKHRSFSLKKRLSFGKKRRSSKLSSSSTSQDKISKSQEIFSTNQNVVLNAEVDNWRMDGFLFNTMEKKNSMQTLSLLSPCENEEKVSSSNELIKEAKNDQVEELIENKVSNEENLITKEEYKLIINLEDSLVVTIQNLDIVLNEKHISMPTNYPYDDWLFLEICH, encoded by the exons atgaAATCAAAAAGATCGAAAAAGGGTGAAGTTATTGAATACGTTGTTGAATATGTTGAGAATGCAAGCCAAAATGAGCCAACACCTAAAGAAATCTCAAATAGTTGTATTAATGATAATACACTAGCAGAAACTCagtcaaattcaaatttagtaATTGATGATGCAGCATCCAGTAGTTCATTAATTTGttcaaacattaatttaaaaacgattGATAACAATGACACGAACAGTGACgatctttttaaatcaaaaaattttgtcataaaaaacagAGGTGAGCTTCCAGAAGTTACAACATCCATTGGTTTTGATGCAGAAAATGAGAAGGTTAGGCGAAGTTcttctattaaaaactttttttctcgaCGTCCAAACTCTGAAGTGTTTGATAAATCAGACAGTCAAGAAAAGAGTTTTGATAAACCAAAGAAACACAGATCTTTTTCTCTAAAGAAAAGACTATCTTTTGGAAAAAAGAGGCGATCTTCCAAGCTTAGCTCGTCAAGCACTTCACAAGATAAGATTTCAAAAAgtcaagaaatattttcaacCAACCAAAATGTAGTTTTAAATGCAGAAGTGGACAATTGGAGAATGGATGgctttttgtttaatacaatggaaaagaaaaattcaatgCAAACTCTGTCTTTGCTGTCACCAtgtgaaaatgaagaaaaagtgTCTAGTTCTAATGAG TtaataaaagaagcaaaaaatgATCAAGTTGAAGAACTAATCGAAAATAAAGTTTCCAATGaggaaaatttaataacaaaagaaGAATATAAATTGATCATAAATTTAGAAGATTCTTTAGTGGTTACAATTCAAAATCTGGATATTGTACTAAATGAAAAGCATATTTCTATGCCAACTAATTATCCATATGATGATTGGCTCTTTCTTGAAATTTGCCATTAG